From one Marmota flaviventris isolate mMarFla1 chromosome 1, mMarFla1.hap1, whole genome shotgun sequence genomic stretch:
- the Rnf34 gene encoding E3 ubiquitin-protein ligase RNF34 isoform X2: MKAGATSMWASCCGLLNEVMGTGAVRGQQSGFAGGTGPFRFTPNSDFSTYPPATPEGPNIVCKACGLSFSVFRKKHVCCDCKKDFCSVCSVPQENHRRCSTCHLLQETAFQRPQLMRLKVKDLRQYLILRNIPIDTCREKEDLVDLVLCHHGLGSEDDLDTSSLNSSQSQTSSFFTQSFFSNYTAPSATVSSFQGELMDGDGTSRSGALAQVQSEIASANTEDDDDDDDDDEDDEEEEEENNLQDRTLGLSKKRVRASLSDLSSLEEVEGMSVRQLKEILARNFVNYSGCCEKWELVEKVNRLYKENEENQKSYGERLQLQDEEDDSLCRICMDAVIDCVLLECGHMVTCTKCGKRMSECPICRQYVVRAVHVFKS; the protein is encoded by the exons ATGAAG GCGGGTGCCACATCTATGTGGGCTTCGTGCTGTGGGCTGCTGAATGAAGTCATGGGAACCGGAGCTGTCAGGGGCCAGCAGTCAGGATTTGCAGGAGGCACTGGTCCTTTCAGATTTACACCAAACTCTGATTTTTCCACCTACCCACCAGCAACTCCGGAAGGGCCTAATATAGTTTGCAAAGCCTGTGGACTTTCATTTTCAGTCTTTAGAAAGAAG CATGTGTGTTGTGACTGCAAGAAGGATTTTTGCTCCGTTTGTTCAGTCCCGCAAGAAAATCACCGTAGATGTTCTACTTGTCACTTATTACAAGAGACGGCCTTCCAGCGCCCTCAGTTGATGCGACTAAAAGTGAAGGATCTTCGGCAGTATCTCATTCTTAGAAACATACCAATAGATACTTGTCGAGAGAAGGAAGACTTGGTAGATCTAGTACTGTGCCACCATGGACTAGGCTCTGAGGATGACCTGGACACAAGCAGTCTGAATTCTTCACAGTCCCAGACTTCTAGCTTTTTTACACAGTCATTTTTTTCAAACTACACCGCCCCCTCTGCTACCGTGTCTTCCTTTCAGGGGGAGCTTATGGATGGAGACGGCACCTCCAGATCTGGAGCACTGGCACAG GTACAAAGTGAAATAGCTTCAGCAAACACAGaagacgatgatgatgatgatgacgatgacgaggatgatgaggaagaagaagaagaaaataatttgcaGGATCGG ACCCTTGGGCTCTCCAAGAAGCGAGTGAGAGCTTCGCTGTCTGACCTGTCAAGCCTTGAAGAGGTGGAGGGGATGAGTGTGCGCCAGCTGAAGGAAATCCTGGCTCGGAATTTTGTCAACTATTCTGGCTGTTGTGAAAAATGGGAACTGGTAGAGAAAGTTAACCGGTTATacaaagagaatgaagaaaaccaaaagtcat ATGGTGAGCGGCTGCAGCTGCAGGACGAGGAAGACGACAGTCTGTGCCGCATCTGCATGGATGCTGTCATCGATTGTGTCCTACTGGAATGTGGGCACATGGTCACCTGCACCAAGTGCGGCAAGCGCATGAGTGAGTGTCCCATCTGCCGCCAGTACGTGGTGCGAGCTGTGCACGTGTTCAAGTCCTGA
- the Rnf34 gene encoding E3 ubiquitin-protein ligase RNF34 isoform X1: MSWNGNMNIHAGATSMWASCCGLLNEVMGTGAVRGQQSGFAGGTGPFRFTPNSDFSTYPPATPEGPNIVCKACGLSFSVFRKKHVCCDCKKDFCSVCSVPQENHRRCSTCHLLQETAFQRPQLMRLKVKDLRQYLILRNIPIDTCREKEDLVDLVLCHHGLGSEDDLDTSSLNSSQSQTSSFFTQSFFSNYTAPSATVSSFQGELMDGDGTSRSGALAQVQSEIASANTEDDDDDDDDDEDDEEEEEENNLQDRTLGLSKKRVRASLSDLSSLEEVEGMSVRQLKEILARNFVNYSGCCEKWELVEKVNRLYKENEENQKSYGERLQLQDEEDDSLCRICMDAVIDCVLLECGHMVTCTKCGKRMSECPICRQYVVRAVHVFKS, encoded by the exons ATGTCATGGAATGGTAACATGAATATTCAT GCGGGTGCCACATCTATGTGGGCTTCGTGCTGTGGGCTGCTGAATGAAGTCATGGGAACCGGAGCTGTCAGGGGCCAGCAGTCAGGATTTGCAGGAGGCACTGGTCCTTTCAGATTTACACCAAACTCTGATTTTTCCACCTACCCACCAGCAACTCCGGAAGGGCCTAATATAGTTTGCAAAGCCTGTGGACTTTCATTTTCAGTCTTTAGAAAGAAG CATGTGTGTTGTGACTGCAAGAAGGATTTTTGCTCCGTTTGTTCAGTCCCGCAAGAAAATCACCGTAGATGTTCTACTTGTCACTTATTACAAGAGACGGCCTTCCAGCGCCCTCAGTTGATGCGACTAAAAGTGAAGGATCTTCGGCAGTATCTCATTCTTAGAAACATACCAATAGATACTTGTCGAGAGAAGGAAGACTTGGTAGATCTAGTACTGTGCCACCATGGACTAGGCTCTGAGGATGACCTGGACACAAGCAGTCTGAATTCTTCACAGTCCCAGACTTCTAGCTTTTTTACACAGTCATTTTTTTCAAACTACACCGCCCCCTCTGCTACCGTGTCTTCCTTTCAGGGGGAGCTTATGGATGGAGACGGCACCTCCAGATCTGGAGCACTGGCACAG GTACAAAGTGAAATAGCTTCAGCAAACACAGaagacgatgatgatgatgatgacgatgacgaggatgatgaggaagaagaagaagaaaataatttgcaGGATCGG ACCCTTGGGCTCTCCAAGAAGCGAGTGAGAGCTTCGCTGTCTGACCTGTCAAGCCTTGAAGAGGTGGAGGGGATGAGTGTGCGCCAGCTGAAGGAAATCCTGGCTCGGAATTTTGTCAACTATTCTGGCTGTTGTGAAAAATGGGAACTGGTAGAGAAAGTTAACCGGTTATacaaagagaatgaagaaaaccaaaagtcat ATGGTGAGCGGCTGCAGCTGCAGGACGAGGAAGACGACAGTCTGTGCCGCATCTGCATGGATGCTGTCATCGATTGTGTCCTACTGGAATGTGGGCACATGGTCACCTGCACCAAGTGCGGCAAGCGCATGAGTGAGTGTCCCATCTGCCGCCAGTACGTGGTGCGAGCTGTGCACGTGTTCAAGTCCTGA
- the Rnf34 gene encoding E3 ubiquitin-protein ligase RNF34 isoform X4 — MSWNGNMNIHHVCCDCKKDFCSVCSVPQENHRRCSTCHLLQETAFQRPQLMRLKVKDLRQYLILRNIPIDTCREKEDLVDLVLCHHGLGSEDDLDTSSLNSSQSQTSSFFTQSFFSNYTAPSATVSSFQGELMDGDGTSRSGALAQVQSEIASANTEDDDDDDDDDEDDEEEEEENNLQDRTLGLSKKRVRASLSDLSSLEEVEGMSVRQLKEILARNFVNYSGCCEKWELVEKVNRLYKENEENQKSYGERLQLQDEEDDSLCRICMDAVIDCVLLECGHMVTCTKCGKRMSECPICRQYVVRAVHVFKS, encoded by the exons ATGTCATGGAATGGTAACATGAATATTCAT CATGTGTGTTGTGACTGCAAGAAGGATTTTTGCTCCGTTTGTTCAGTCCCGCAAGAAAATCACCGTAGATGTTCTACTTGTCACTTATTACAAGAGACGGCCTTCCAGCGCCCTCAGTTGATGCGACTAAAAGTGAAGGATCTTCGGCAGTATCTCATTCTTAGAAACATACCAATAGATACTTGTCGAGAGAAGGAAGACTTGGTAGATCTAGTACTGTGCCACCATGGACTAGGCTCTGAGGATGACCTGGACACAAGCAGTCTGAATTCTTCACAGTCCCAGACTTCTAGCTTTTTTACACAGTCATTTTTTTCAAACTACACCGCCCCCTCTGCTACCGTGTCTTCCTTTCAGGGGGAGCTTATGGATGGAGACGGCACCTCCAGATCTGGAGCACTGGCACAG GTACAAAGTGAAATAGCTTCAGCAAACACAGaagacgatgatgatgatgatgacgatgacgaggatgatgaggaagaagaagaagaaaataatttgcaGGATCGG ACCCTTGGGCTCTCCAAGAAGCGAGTGAGAGCTTCGCTGTCTGACCTGTCAAGCCTTGAAGAGGTGGAGGGGATGAGTGTGCGCCAGCTGAAGGAAATCCTGGCTCGGAATTTTGTCAACTATTCTGGCTGTTGTGAAAAATGGGAACTGGTAGAGAAAGTTAACCGGTTATacaaagagaatgaagaaaaccaaaagtcat ATGGTGAGCGGCTGCAGCTGCAGGACGAGGAAGACGACAGTCTGTGCCGCATCTGCATGGATGCTGTCATCGATTGTGTCCTACTGGAATGTGGGCACATGGTCACCTGCACCAAGTGCGGCAAGCGCATGAGTGAGTGTCCCATCTGCCGCCAGTACGTGGTGCGAGCTGTGCACGTGTTCAAGTCCTGA
- the Rnf34 gene encoding E3 ubiquitin-protein ligase RNF34 isoform X5, whose protein sequence is MKHVCCDCKKDFCSVCSVPQENHRRCSTCHLLQETAFQRPQLMRLKVKDLRQYLILRNIPIDTCREKEDLVDLVLCHHGLGSEDDLDTSSLNSSQSQTSSFFTQSFFSNYTAPSATVSSFQGELMDGDGTSRSGALAQVQSEIASANTEDDDDDDDDDEDDEEEEEENNLQDRTLGLSKKRVRASLSDLSSLEEVEGMSVRQLKEILARNFVNYSGCCEKWELVEKVNRLYKENEENQKSYGERLQLQDEEDDSLCRICMDAVIDCVLLECGHMVTCTKCGKRMSECPICRQYVVRAVHVFKS, encoded by the exons ATGAAG CATGTGTGTTGTGACTGCAAGAAGGATTTTTGCTCCGTTTGTTCAGTCCCGCAAGAAAATCACCGTAGATGTTCTACTTGTCACTTATTACAAGAGACGGCCTTCCAGCGCCCTCAGTTGATGCGACTAAAAGTGAAGGATCTTCGGCAGTATCTCATTCTTAGAAACATACCAATAGATACTTGTCGAGAGAAGGAAGACTTGGTAGATCTAGTACTGTGCCACCATGGACTAGGCTCTGAGGATGACCTGGACACAAGCAGTCTGAATTCTTCACAGTCCCAGACTTCTAGCTTTTTTACACAGTCATTTTTTTCAAACTACACCGCCCCCTCTGCTACCGTGTCTTCCTTTCAGGGGGAGCTTATGGATGGAGACGGCACCTCCAGATCTGGAGCACTGGCACAG GTACAAAGTGAAATAGCTTCAGCAAACACAGaagacgatgatgatgatgatgacgatgacgaggatgatgaggaagaagaagaagaaaataatttgcaGGATCGG ACCCTTGGGCTCTCCAAGAAGCGAGTGAGAGCTTCGCTGTCTGACCTGTCAAGCCTTGAAGAGGTGGAGGGGATGAGTGTGCGCCAGCTGAAGGAAATCCTGGCTCGGAATTTTGTCAACTATTCTGGCTGTTGTGAAAAATGGGAACTGGTAGAGAAAGTTAACCGGTTATacaaagagaatgaagaaaaccaaaagtcat ATGGTGAGCGGCTGCAGCTGCAGGACGAGGAAGACGACAGTCTGTGCCGCATCTGCATGGATGCTGTCATCGATTGTGTCCTACTGGAATGTGGGCACATGGTCACCTGCACCAAGTGCGGCAAGCGCATGAGTGAGTGTCCCATCTGCCGCCAGTACGTGGTGCGAGCTGTGCACGTGTTCAAGTCCTGA
- the Rnf34 gene encoding E3 ubiquitin-protein ligase RNF34 isoform X3 — MWASCCGLLNEVMGTGAVRGQQSGFAGGTGPFRFTPNSDFSTYPPATPEGPNIVCKACGLSFSVFRKKHVCCDCKKDFCSVCSVPQENHRRCSTCHLLQETAFQRPQLMRLKVKDLRQYLILRNIPIDTCREKEDLVDLVLCHHGLGSEDDLDTSSLNSSQSQTSSFFTQSFFSNYTAPSATVSSFQGELMDGDGTSRSGALAQVQSEIASANTEDDDDDDDDDEDDEEEEEENNLQDRTLGLSKKRVRASLSDLSSLEEVEGMSVRQLKEILARNFVNYSGCCEKWELVEKVNRLYKENEENQKSYGERLQLQDEEDDSLCRICMDAVIDCVLLECGHMVTCTKCGKRMSECPICRQYVVRAVHVFKS; from the exons ATGTGGGCTTCGTGCTGTGGGCTGCTGAATGAAGTCATGGGAACCGGAGCTGTCAGGGGCCAGCAGTCAGGATTTGCAGGAGGCACTGGTCCTTTCAGATTTACACCAAACTCTGATTTTTCCACCTACCCACCAGCAACTCCGGAAGGGCCTAATATAGTTTGCAAAGCCTGTGGACTTTCATTTTCAGTCTTTAGAAAGAAG CATGTGTGTTGTGACTGCAAGAAGGATTTTTGCTCCGTTTGTTCAGTCCCGCAAGAAAATCACCGTAGATGTTCTACTTGTCACTTATTACAAGAGACGGCCTTCCAGCGCCCTCAGTTGATGCGACTAAAAGTGAAGGATCTTCGGCAGTATCTCATTCTTAGAAACATACCAATAGATACTTGTCGAGAGAAGGAAGACTTGGTAGATCTAGTACTGTGCCACCATGGACTAGGCTCTGAGGATGACCTGGACACAAGCAGTCTGAATTCTTCACAGTCCCAGACTTCTAGCTTTTTTACACAGTCATTTTTTTCAAACTACACCGCCCCCTCTGCTACCGTGTCTTCCTTTCAGGGGGAGCTTATGGATGGAGACGGCACCTCCAGATCTGGAGCACTGGCACAG GTACAAAGTGAAATAGCTTCAGCAAACACAGaagacgatgatgatgatgatgacgatgacgaggatgatgaggaagaagaagaagaaaataatttgcaGGATCGG ACCCTTGGGCTCTCCAAGAAGCGAGTGAGAGCTTCGCTGTCTGACCTGTCAAGCCTTGAAGAGGTGGAGGGGATGAGTGTGCGCCAGCTGAAGGAAATCCTGGCTCGGAATTTTGTCAACTATTCTGGCTGTTGTGAAAAATGGGAACTGGTAGAGAAAGTTAACCGGTTATacaaagagaatgaagaaaaccaaaagtcat ATGGTGAGCGGCTGCAGCTGCAGGACGAGGAAGACGACAGTCTGTGCCGCATCTGCATGGATGCTGTCATCGATTGTGTCCTACTGGAATGTGGGCACATGGTCACCTGCACCAAGTGCGGCAAGCGCATGAGTGAGTGTCCCATCTGCCGCCAGTACGTGGTGCGAGCTGTGCACGTGTTCAAGTCCTGA